The following proteins are co-located in the Haloarcula marismortui ATCC 43049 genome:
- a CDS encoding CARDB domain-containing protein, translating into MFGVPRRVVAVGLVVLLLGGGIASLPVAATADHGAVTGASDGAAAGVGENCTYKAETASGQRGPAVETVQSPTATTESNGSLVRIRSADMHRRQPRGQGGDTAGTAAPAAASMETGTATSGATQTKDGDVIQQTQTYARVPEEPGEVAVTVAYEVPDRVVDLETHVPAAATVTGTDGFERVNESVYEWEETTDTATISYRINPNQTIEKSGPEGSEGRYLSVDTGEWALLTRSLTPTRWRYTGQDPVRYNRTLRTAGPGAAGEEIVYLGEVATFEETAHDQTFTLAVPERSAMTASPISVLDSMANASNALRVGDRDEQVFVVAAPSGAVEWGVEGYQIGDADMWVQSRQTLDTANNVWLHEYVHSRQAYETTQETRWTVEGWATYYAAVLTLEQNRIGFDEFREQLAVGGRPVYSDVTLTDRASWTSNANYRKGALVAGRADVHIRSATGRNQTLQSVFQSLNGYRDPVTQSQFLTEVEAAGGETVRNTTATETETTATVTMWNGTTHRQLFGMIPARIGYGLPPVDRADAYRADSLYRPNAPVGGSEPIRLVTNETLAVDAVVENAGGEAGAYNVTLAVNETVVAAKQGQIEPGERTEVEVTHTFADPGRYAISVDGDTVTVVVTEPAAASVTNVTASPKEVRQGDKVDVTATVANDNGIPGTITVEFRRSDVVFAEQRLYLPPQTTTTVTRTVTLDKPGTVSLSAGDGQTTTAVDVVVSTETSEPTSTPTEILTETQTTAGEGNGFTALVTGLAMLLAALIARQRSS; encoded by the coding sequence ATGTTCGGTGTACCCCGGCGGGTGGTGGCCGTCGGACTCGTGGTCCTTCTCCTTGGTGGGGGAATCGCGTCGCTCCCGGTGGCGGCGACCGCCGACCACGGGGCGGTGACCGGGGCTAGCGACGGAGCGGCGGCTGGCGTCGGTGAGAACTGCACGTACAAAGCCGAGACGGCGTCGGGTCAGCGTGGGCCGGCAGTTGAGACAGTACAGTCGCCGACAGCCACGACCGAGTCGAATGGCTCGCTGGTCCGGATACGAAGCGCCGACATGCATCGACGCCAGCCGCGGGGACAGGGTGGGGACACAGCCGGAACGGCAGCCCCAGCGGCGGCCAGCATGGAGACAGGGACGGCCACGTCGGGTGCAACACAGACCAAGGACGGTGACGTGATTCAGCAGACACAGACCTACGCGCGCGTGCCTGAGGAGCCGGGTGAAGTCGCGGTGACCGTGGCCTACGAAGTCCCGGACCGGGTCGTTGACCTCGAAACGCACGTCCCGGCGGCGGCGACGGTGACCGGAACGGACGGGTTTGAGCGCGTCAACGAGTCCGTGTATGAGTGGGAAGAAACGACGGATACGGCGACGATCAGCTACCGCATCAACCCGAACCAGACCATCGAGAAGAGTGGTCCGGAGGGGTCCGAGGGCCGATATCTCAGCGTCGATACGGGCGAGTGGGCGCTGCTCACACGGTCACTGACGCCGACGCGCTGGCGCTACACTGGTCAGGACCCCGTCAGGTACAACCGCACGCTCCGGACGGCAGGCCCGGGTGCGGCTGGCGAGGAAATCGTGTACCTCGGCGAAGTGGCGACGTTCGAGGAGACAGCGCACGACCAGACGTTCACGCTGGCTGTGCCAGAGCGGTCGGCAATGACGGCCTCGCCAATTTCGGTTCTCGACTCGATGGCGAACGCATCGAACGCTCTCCGGGTCGGCGACCGTGACGAGCAGGTGTTCGTCGTCGCCGCGCCGTCTGGGGCCGTAGAGTGGGGCGTCGAGGGGTATCAGATCGGTGACGCTGATATGTGGGTCCAGTCCCGGCAAACGCTGGACACCGCCAACAACGTCTGGCTTCACGAGTACGTCCACAGCCGGCAGGCCTACGAGACGACACAGGAGACGCGGTGGACGGTCGAGGGCTGGGCGACGTACTACGCCGCTGTCCTGACGCTGGAACAGAACCGAATCGGGTTTGACGAATTCCGGGAACAACTCGCGGTGGGTGGACGGCCGGTCTACAGCGACGTGACATTGACTGACAGGGCAAGCTGGACGAGCAACGCGAACTACAGGAAGGGCGCGCTCGTCGCCGGGCGGGCAGACGTCCATATCCGCTCGGCTACTGGCCGCAACCAGACACTCCAGAGCGTGTTTCAGTCGCTGAACGGCTACCGTGACCCGGTCACGCAATCGCAGTTCCTCACCGAAGTCGAGGCCGCTGGCGGGGAAACCGTCCGGAACACGACCGCGACGGAGACTGAAACGACAGCAACGGTGACGATGTGGAACGGGACGACACACCGACAGTTGTTCGGTATGATTCCCGCCCGTATCGGCTACGGCCTGCCACCGGTCGACCGGGCAGATGCCTACCGTGCAGATAGTCTCTACCGGCCGAACGCACCGGTTGGCGGGAGCGAACCGATCCGGCTGGTGACCAACGAGACGCTCGCGGTCGACGCGGTCGTCGAGAACGCCGGTGGTGAGGCGGGGGCGTACAACGTGACGCTCGCAGTCAACGAGACCGTCGTCGCCGCGAAACAGGGCCAGATCGAACCGGGGGAACGGACCGAGGTCGAAGTGACACACACGTTTGCCGACCCCGGCCGATACGCCATCAGCGTCGACGGCGACACCGTCACTGTCGTGGTGACGGAGCCGGCAGCCGCCAGTGTGACTAACGTCACTGCGAGTCCAAAAGAGGTCAGACAGGGAGACAAGGTCGACGTGACCGCCACTGTCGCCAACGACAACGGTATTCCGGGGACAATAACGGTCGAGTTCCGCCGTAGCGATGTCGTGTTCGCCGAGCAGCGGCTGTATCTCCCACCACAGACGACGACAACGGTCACGCGGACGGTCACCCTCGACAAACCCGGAACGGTGTCGCTGTCAGCGGGTGACGGACAGACCACGACGGCGGTCGACGTAGTCGTCTCGACGGAAACGTCGGAACCAACGTCGACTCCGACAGAGATACTCACAGAGACACAGACTACAGCCGGAGAGGGCAACGGCTTTACTGCGCTCGTGACGGGTCTCGCAATGTTACTTGCGGCGCTGATTGCCCGTCAGCGTAGTTCCTGA
- a CDS encoding DMT family transporter yields MSTVNVGIAYAVLSALVFGVYLFVMKRWFTEYPSPVFLLLTYSLVPIVYFPVVFISNKPFLPAGNRVNVLLSILAVTAVTAVGLLTLFRAIRVGEVSYVSPISKIVPVFVLPLEVGLLGQHLSPLQVGGVVVATAAVYVANWQGTALLAPLKRAQQSRPAQLALLSAAAFALVDVSKRVLMQELAIEPTTYIPVMAVGIAALMTPFAFRYQIPPGWQADLPKFVVAAMFVAYANHIVLLSFQLLPASIVSPIVNGQAIVAVILGAIILDEAQFRARLAAAGLAIVGIAMISVG; encoded by the coding sequence TTGTCAACCGTGAACGTCGGAATCGCGTACGCCGTCCTGTCGGCGCTGGTGTTTGGGGTGTACCTGTTCGTGATGAAGCGGTGGTTCACCGAATACCCGTCGCCGGTGTTCCTGCTGCTTACGTACAGCCTGGTCCCCATCGTCTACTTCCCAGTCGTCTTCATCAGCAACAAGCCCTTCCTCCCGGCGGGAAACCGCGTCAATGTCCTCTTGTCGATACTCGCTGTGACGGCGGTGACGGCAGTGGGACTGCTCACCCTTTTTCGGGCGATCCGCGTCGGCGAAGTCTCCTACGTCTCGCCGATCAGCAAAATCGTTCCTGTGTTCGTGTTGCCGCTGGAAGTCGGCCTGCTGGGCCAGCACCTCTCGCCGCTGCAGGTCGGCGGCGTCGTCGTCGCGACCGCCGCCGTTTATGTCGCGAACTGGCAAGGCACAGCGTTACTGGCCCCACTCAAACGGGCCCAGCAGTCCCGGCCCGCGCAATTGGCCTTACTGTCGGCTGCGGCGTTCGCGCTCGTCGATGTAAGCAAGCGGGTGCTGATGCAGGAACTGGCTATCGAACCGACGACATACATCCCGGTGATGGCTGTCGGCATCGCCGCGTTGATGACGCCGTTCGCGTTCCGGTATCAGATCCCGCCGGGGTGGCAGGCAGACCTCCCGAAGTTCGTCGTCGCGGCGATGTTCGTCGCCTACGCGAACCACATCGTGTTGCTGTCCTTCCAGTTGCTCCCGGCGAGTATCGTTTCCCCCATCGTCAACGGGCAGGCTATCGTTGCTGTTATTCTGGGCGCGATTATTCTCGACGAGGCGCAGTTCCGAGCACGCCTAGCCGCTGCGGGGCTGGCTATCGTCGGTATCGCAATGATATCGGTCGGATAG
- a CDS encoding DUF7331 family protein yields MEPASRDTTDSDEQYGSFTTGGGDVVVYDTENPTAWLQSSYAVQVGCSSERKSA; encoded by the coding sequence ATGGAACCAGCGTCGCGCGATACTACCGACTCCGACGAGCAGTACGGCAGCTTCACTACTGGCGGCGGCGACGTCGTCGTCTACGACACCGAGAACCCGACCGCATGGCTTCAATCGAGCTATGCGGTACAGGTTGGCTGCTCCTCGGAACGAAAGTCGGCCTGA
- the thiD gene encoding bifunctional hydroxymethylpyrimidine kinase/phosphomethylpyrimidine kinase, protein MWPPAKASDMTRTDAPVTPPVVLTVAGSDSGGGAGIQADLKTIEACGGFGTSAITSVTAQNTTGVQGQHLLPVDEIEAQIGAVTGDFDVAAVKTGMLATSEVIDLVTEYAADLPNLVVDPVMVAASGDRLLAAEAEDAYETLIAEAAVVTPNADEAAVLTGRDVDDPAAAEQAGRDLVEMGADSALVKGGHVPGDAVVDTLVTGDGVTTFRHDRIDTEATHGSGCTLSSAIATQLAHGDDLPAAVGSSIDLLASAVRYNVDVGDGPGAVHHLVQTRNDAARRPTSEAVERAVSALVDADVSALVPERGMTIAGATPYAETPDAVAAVEGRIARTMDGIRPNRGVRFGASTTVARALLAAREHDPAVRFAANCRLADAIEDALSSLNRPVAAYDPDERPDAVSDDGIAWGVDRAFETSEGTPVAVVGREGVGTDGRVTLFAADADDLVSRMETVHGTVEDSV, encoded by the coding sequence ATGTGGCCGCCGGCAAAGGCATCAGATATGACACGAACGGACGCCCCAGTAACGCCGCCAGTCGTGCTGACCGTCGCTGGCAGCGACTCCGGTGGTGGGGCCGGCATCCAGGCCGACCTCAAGACCATCGAAGCCTGTGGCGGCTTCGGGACCAGCGCGATCACGAGCGTGACGGCACAGAACACCACGGGCGTGCAGGGCCAGCATCTGCTCCCGGTCGACGAAATTGAGGCCCAGATTGGGGCGGTCACGGGAGATTTCGACGTGGCCGCGGTCAAAACGGGCATGCTCGCGACAAGCGAGGTCATCGATCTGGTCACCGAGTATGCCGCCGACCTGCCGAATCTCGTCGTCGACCCGGTGATGGTGGCGGCCTCGGGCGACCGGTTACTGGCTGCCGAGGCTGAAGACGCTTACGAGACCCTCATCGCCGAAGCGGCGGTCGTCACGCCGAACGCCGACGAAGCCGCCGTCCTGACCGGGCGCGATGTCGACGACCCTGCGGCCGCGGAGCAGGCGGGCCGTGACCTCGTTGAGATGGGAGCCGACAGCGCGCTCGTGAAGGGGGGCCATGTCCCGGGCGACGCCGTCGTCGACACCCTCGTGACCGGTGACGGGGTGACGACGTTCCGCCACGACCGCATCGACACCGAGGCCACCCACGGCTCCGGCTGTACGCTCTCCTCAGCCATCGCGACGCAGTTGGCCCACGGCGACGACCTGCCGGCGGCGGTCGGAAGCAGTATCGACCTGCTTGCGAGCGCGGTCCGGTACAACGTTGACGTGGGTGACGGTCCGGGCGCGGTCCACCACCTCGTCCAGACCCGCAACGACGCCGCGCGCCGTCCGACAAGCGAGGCCGTCGAGCGAGCCGTGTCGGCCCTCGTCGATGCGGACGTGTCGGCGCTGGTCCCAGAGCGAGGGATGACAATCGCTGGTGCGACACCATACGCAGAGACACCGGACGCGGTCGCCGCCGTCGAAGGCCGCATCGCCCGCACGATGGACGGTATCCGGCCGAACCGCGGCGTCCGCTTCGGCGCGTCCACGACGGTGGCTCGTGCCCTGCTGGCCGCCCGTGAACATGACCCCGCGGTCCGGTTCGCCGCCAACTGCCGACTGGCCGACGCCATTGAGGACGCGCTGTCGTCGCTGAACAGGCCTGTCGCTGCGTACGACCCCGACGAGCGCCCGGACGCGGTTTCCGACGACGGTATCGCGTGGGGCGTCGACCGGGCCTTCGAGACCAGCGAGGGGACACCGGTCGCCGTCGTCGGCCGCGAGGGCGTGGGTACTGACGGCCGCGTGACACTGTTCGCAGCGGACGCCGACGACCTTGTCTCCCGGATGGAGACCGTCCACGGGACCGTTGAGGACAGCGTGTAG
- a CDS encoding DsbA family oxidoreductase, with product MSETQSSERITVFSDYVCPFCYLGRESLRQYQSTREDELEVDWHPFDLRSGKRNPDGSIDHSVDDGKDDEYYEQAKESVRRLQAKYDVEMDLDIATDIDSLPAQIASYYVKEHYDYETWLAFDVAVFEALWQDGQDIGDEDLLVELAEDAGVDGDEIRSALADGALRSEVRENFTAAKRQGITGVPTFAYDGHAARGAVPPEQLERLVEGS from the coding sequence ATGAGTGAAACACAGTCGAGCGAGCGGATTACGGTCTTCTCGGACTACGTCTGCCCGTTCTGTTATCTCGGACGCGAATCGCTCAGGCAGTACCAGTCGACGCGCGAGGACGAACTGGAGGTCGACTGGCACCCCTTCGACCTCCGGAGCGGGAAGCGCAACCCCGACGGCTCCATCGACCACTCCGTCGACGACGGCAAGGACGACGAGTACTACGAGCAGGCCAAAGAGAGTGTCCGCCGATTGCAGGCGAAATACGACGTCGAGATGGACCTGGACATCGCCACTGACATCGACTCGCTGCCCGCCCAGATTGCCTCCTACTACGTCAAAGAGCACTACGACTACGAGACGTGGCTGGCCTTCGACGTGGCCGTCTTCGAGGCGCTGTGGCAGGACGGACAGGACATCGGCGACGAAGACCTGCTGGTCGAGCTGGCCGAGGACGCGGGCGTCGACGGCGACGAGATCCGGTCGGCGCTCGCGGACGGCGCCCTCCGGTCAGAGGTCCGCGAGAATTTCACGGCGGCCAAGCGCCAGGGCATCACCGGCGTCCCGACGTTCGCCTACGATGGTCACGCCGCCCGCGGCGCGGTCCCGCCCGAGCAGCTCGAACGGCTGGTCGAAGGTAGCTGA
- the ddh gene encoding D-2-hydroxyacid dehydrogenase yields the protein MDIARIAVHESVAKACPLEAMVAALQGPDVRVETVGDDASFDASDCVVTFSPREAFLDAAWVHGIRAGYDEFDVDAYEAAGTVLTNSTGIHGDTVPETVVGYLTAFARRLHVYRDRQRDNDWTQEPYDAPFTLTGEQVCVVGLGTIGQGVADRTDALGMDVVGVRRSGDPAENVERVYTPDELDAAVADARFVVLCCPLTEETEGMVDAALLAQMRADSYLVNVARGPVVVEDALLNALDTGTIAGAALDAHWAEPLPDDHPLWNHESAIVTPHVAAATSRYHEDIAALVRENVERATRGESLRNRVA from the coding sequence ATGGATATCGCTAGAATCGCCGTCCACGAGTCAGTTGCGAAGGCCTGTCCGCTGGAGGCGATGGTCGCCGCGCTACAGGGACCCGATGTCCGCGTCGAGACTGTCGGTGATGACGCCTCATTCGATGCCAGTGACTGCGTCGTCACGTTCTCTCCGCGGGAGGCGTTTCTGGACGCCGCCTGGGTCCACGGCATCCGCGCGGGCTACGACGAGTTCGACGTGGACGCCTACGAGGCGGCCGGGACGGTACTGACGAACAGCACTGGTATCCACGGCGACACCGTCCCGGAAACCGTCGTCGGCTATCTGACGGCCTTTGCCCGCCGCCTCCACGTCTATCGGGACCGCCAGCGCGACAACGACTGGACGCAGGAACCGTACGACGCGCCGTTCACGCTGACCGGCGAGCAGGTGTGCGTGGTCGGGCTGGGCACCATCGGTCAGGGCGTCGCCGACCGGACCGACGCGCTGGGGATGGATGTTGTCGGCGTTCGCCGCTCCGGTGACCCCGCTGAGAACGTCGAGCGCGTGTACACACCCGACGAACTGGACGCCGCCGTCGCCGACGCACGCTTCGTCGTGCTGTGTTGTCCGCTCACCGAGGAGACCGAAGGCATGGTCGACGCCGCTTTGCTCGCGCAGATGCGGGCCGACAGCTACCTCGTCAACGTCGCTCGGGGACCGGTCGTCGTCGAAGACGCGCTACTGAACGCCCTCGATACCGGGACGATTGCGGGGGCGGCTCTCGACGCCCACTGGGCGGAACCGCTTCCGGACGACCATCCGCTCTGGAACCACGAATCGGCCATCGTAACACCACACGTCGCCGCGGCCACGAGCCGGTATCACGAAGACATCGCGGCACTCGTTCGGGAGAACGTCGAACGAGCCACACGCGGCGAGTCACTGCGGAACCGCGTCGCGTGA
- a CDS encoding sulfite exporter TauE/SafE family protein: protein MTTSSPSSRLQKGFLKYQHVFVFLAPLLFVVGVYTAAPTPADAGTGYWFEYWWLCIAFVIGATTVNTVGISGSALFVPFLIFIFPLLAGETLTPETLVKVGLISESFGLSSSALAFIQYGLVDRRLALSLVLGSVPFVIAGALLSFVIPEPLFHALLGIALLAASYLLFKADLGHEEPGEAGDSDPEVSADGGDATLPDDDNKLGPAGVETADDGAVTRVDRDGNDYGYTRGGYLERFANYSIGGVFQGLAGFGVGELGIISMLRTDVPVRVAIGTNHIVVALTAVLASLVHVFGGGLVPGAHSIDLASTPWNMVVWTVPATVTGGQIAPYVSTALDTGTIKKFVGGLFAVIAAALFLMATGGV from the coding sequence ATGACCACGTCGTCACCGTCCAGTCGGCTCCAGAAGGGGTTTCTCAAGTACCAGCACGTCTTCGTGTTTCTGGCACCACTGCTGTTCGTCGTCGGTGTGTACACCGCCGCACCGACGCCCGCGGACGCGGGCACCGGCTACTGGTTCGAGTACTGGTGGCTCTGCATCGCCTTCGTCATCGGGGCGACCACCGTCAACACGGTCGGTATCAGCGGGTCGGCGCTGTTCGTCCCGTTTCTCATCTTCATCTTCCCGTTACTCGCCGGGGAGACGCTGACACCGGAGACACTGGTGAAGGTCGGACTCATCAGCGAATCGTTCGGCCTCTCCAGTTCGGCACTCGCGTTCATCCAGTACGGGCTCGTCGACCGACGGCTCGCGCTGAGCCTCGTCCTCGGGAGCGTACCCTTTGTCATCGCTGGCGCGCTGCTGTCGTTTGTCATCCCGGAACCGCTGTTTCACGCGCTGCTCGGCATCGCTCTGCTGGCCGCGTCGTACCTGCTTTTCAAAGCCGACCTCGGCCACGAGGAACCGGGCGAGGCAGGCGACAGTGACCCGGAAGTATCGGCTGACGGGGGCGACGCGACACTCCCCGACGACGACAACAAGCTCGGCCCGGCCGGCGTCGAAACGGCCGACGACGGAGCAGTGACGCGCGTCGACCGCGACGGCAACGACTACGGCTACACGCGCGGCGGCTATCTCGAACGCTTCGCGAACTACAGCATCGGCGGCGTCTTCCAGGGACTGGCCGGCTTCGGCGTCGGCGAACTGGGCATCATCTCGATGCTCCGAACCGATGTCCCTGTCCGAGTCGCCATCGGGACAAACCACATCGTCGTGGCGCTGACGGCCGTCCTCGCCTCGCTGGTCCACGTCTTCGGCGGCGGCCTCGTTCCGGGCGCGCACTCCATCGACCTCGCATCGACGCCGTGGAACATGGTCGTCTGGACCGTGCCCGCAACCGTCACCGGCGGCCAGATTGCGCCGTACGTCTCGACCGCACTGGATACCGGGACCATCAAGAAGTTCGTCGGCGGGCTGTTCGCAGTCATCGCCGCAGCGCTGTTCCTGATGGCGACGGGTGGTGTTTAA